The Muricauda sp. SCSIO 65647 genome includes a region encoding these proteins:
- a CDS encoding quinone-dependent dihydroorotate dehydrogenase, whose amino-acid sequence MYKFLVRPLLFLLDAESAHHFSFFTIRMLSKLGFSGVFRRIYCVDDPRLQRQVFGLQFKNPVGLAAGFDKDARLYNELSDFGFGFVEIGTLTPKPQPGNPKKRLFRLKEDKAIINRMGFNNAGVFDSVERLKKKHRVLIGGNIGKNKVTPNKKATKDYLICFDALFEHVDYFVVNVSSPNTPGLRELQEKEPLMQLLNQMKRENEKYAAKFGTLEKPILLKIAPDLSDEQLMDIIYIIKATKIDGVIATNTTIDRKGLKSHLTLVEEKGGLSGRPLAKRSTEVIRFLAEKSNNAFPIIGVGGIHSAEDALEKLDAGADLVQLYTGFVYEGPSLVKKINKAILDRS is encoded by the coding sequence ATGTATAAATTCTTGGTGCGTCCCCTTCTTTTTTTACTGGATGCCGAATCTGCCCACCATTTTTCCTTCTTTACCATTCGGATGTTATCAAAACTTGGTTTTTCCGGTGTTTTCAGAAGAATCTATTGTGTTGACGACCCAAGGCTTCAAAGACAGGTGTTTGGTCTGCAGTTCAAGAATCCGGTAGGGTTGGCCGCAGGTTTTGATAAAGATGCCAGGCTCTATAACGAACTGTCAGATTTTGGTTTTGGCTTTGTTGAAATCGGCACGCTGACCCCAAAGCCGCAGCCTGGCAATCCGAAGAAAAGATTATTTCGGCTTAAAGAAGATAAGGCCATCATCAACCGCATGGGGTTCAATAATGCCGGGGTGTTTGATTCAGTCGAGCGTTTAAAAAAGAAGCATCGGGTGTTGATTGGGGGCAATATTGGCAAGAACAAGGTAACCCCGAACAAAAAGGCAACAAAAGATTACCTTATCTGCTTTGATGCATTGTTCGAGCACGTCGATTATTTTGTGGTCAACGTCAGCTCTCCGAATACCCCCGGTCTACGTGAATTGCAAGAAAAAGAACCTTTGATGCAGTTGCTGAACCAAATGAAGCGTGAGAACGAGAAATATGCGGCGAAATTTGGAACGCTTGAAAAACCTATTCTATTAAAAATAGCTCCAGATCTTTCTGATGAACAATTGATGGATATCATTTACATCATAAAGGCGACCAAAATAGACGGTGTGATCGCCACCAATACGACCATCGACCGTAAAGGGTTGAAATCGCATTTGACCTTGGTAGAGGAAAAAGGTGGGCTGAGTGGCAGGCCATTGGCCAAAAGAAGTACCGAGGTCATTCGTTTTTTGGCAGAAAAGAGCAATAATGCTTTTCCCATTATCGGGGTTGGAGGGATACATTCTGCAGAAGATGCCCTTGAAAAACTTGACGCAGGTGCCGATCTGGTGCAGCTTTACACAGGGTTTGTCTATGAAGGGCCAAGTTTGGTGAAGAAGATCAATAAGGCTATTTTAGACCGGTCATAG
- a CDS encoding LysE family translocator, whose product MNYEILAAFVTASAVLAISPGPDNIFVLTQSVSYGKKYGLATVAGLVSGCIVHTTLLAFGVSALINKSDTLFWIIKLFGAAYLLFLAYKVFRSEGEIEISNNAVSKKGLKDLFVKGFTMNVLNPKVTIFFLAFFPGFLFSDTLNTVWQFYILGLLFMVVTFIVFGAIAILAGNISTYTKKNPSTVVFFKWLQIVVFVGIALYLLLSDK is encoded by the coding sequence TTGAATTACGAGATACTTGCAGCATTTGTAACGGCCTCGGCCGTTTTGGCCATTTCACCTGGTCCCGATAATATCTTTGTGCTGACACAAAGTGTTTCTTATGGAAAAAAGTATGGCCTTGCCACCGTTGCGGGGCTGGTCAGTGGCTGTATCGTACATACCACCTTATTGGCCTTTGGAGTTTCTGCACTTATCAACAAAAGCGATACATTATTTTGGATTATCAAACTCTTTGGTGCGGCCTACCTTCTTTTTTTGGCCTACAAGGTTTTTAGGTCTGAGGGTGAGATTGAGATTTCGAACAACGCTGTTTCCAAAAAAGGGTTGAAGGATCTTTTTGTAAAAGGATTTACGATGAATGTCCTCAATCCGAAAGTGACGATCTTCTTTTTGGCCTTTTTTCCAGGTTTTTTGTTCAGTGATACCTTAAATACTGTTTGGCAGTTCTATATATTGGGGTTGCTTTTTATGGTGGTCACTTTTATCGTTTTTGGAGCCATTGCCATACTGGCAGGCAATATATCAACGTATACCAAGAAAAATCCGAGCACAGTGGTTTTTTTCAAATGGTTGCAAATTGTGGTATTTGTAGGTATTGCCCTGTACCTCTTACTATCTGATAAATAG
- a CDS encoding hydroxymethylglutaryl-CoA lyase, with protein sequence MSNVKLIECPRDAMQGIKTFIPTEEKARYIQSLLGCGFDTIDFGSFVSPRAIPQMADTAEVLQRLDLSKTKSRLLAIVANVRGANDAVMHKPIDYLGYPFSISENFQMRNTHKTIAQSVDTLKEILEIANRADKEVVTYISMGFGNPYGDPWDVEIVGEWTEKLAAMGVKILSLSDTIGSSTPQVIDYLFSNLIPRYPNIEFGAHLHTTPTKWHEKVDAAYKAGCRRFDGAVQGFGGCPMAKDELTGNMPTEKILSYFTAAKVETNANWMAFEAAYNKATELFSVYH encoded by the coding sequence ATGTCAAATGTGAAACTCATAGAATGTCCACGTGATGCCATGCAAGGCATCAAGACCTTTATTCCCACTGAAGAAAAGGCACGGTATATTCAGTCACTCCTGGGTTGTGGTTTTGACACTATCGACTTTGGTAGTTTTGTATCGCCCAGGGCCATTCCGCAAATGGCCGATACTGCTGAAGTATTGCAACGGCTCGATCTTTCAAAGACCAAGAGCAGGTTGTTGGCCATTGTGGCCAATGTGCGGGGCGCAAACGATGCGGTTATGCACAAACCGATTGATTATTTGGGCTATCCCTTTTCGATATCCGAGAACTTTCAAATGCGTAATACGCATAAGACCATAGCCCAATCGGTAGATACCTTAAAAGAGATTTTAGAGATTGCCAATAGGGCCGATAAAGAAGTGGTCACTTATATCTCGATGGGCTTTGGCAACCCATATGGTGATCCGTGGGATGTTGAGATAGTGGGGGAGTGGACAGAGAAACTGGCAGCTATGGGCGTAAAGATACTTTCGTTGTCTGATACCATAGGGAGCTCGACCCCTCAGGTCATCGATTATTTGTTCTCAAATTTGATTCCCAGATATCCCAATATAGAGTTCGGCGCGCATTTGCATACCACGCCCACCAAATGGCACGAGAAGGTCGATGCGGCTTATAAAGCGGGCTGTCGGCGATTTGATGGGGCCGTACAGGGTTTTGGGGGCTGTCCCATGGCCAAAGATGAACTTACGGGCAACATGCCCACTGAAAAGATACTCTCGTATTTTACGGCTGCGAAGGTAGAGACAAATGCAAATTGGATGGCCTTTGAAGCAGCTTATAATAAAGCAACGGAACTATTCAGTGTTTATCACTAA